One genomic segment of Ipomoea triloba cultivar NCNSP0323 chromosome 9, ASM357664v1 includes these proteins:
- the LOC116029259 gene encoding derlin-2.2: protein MAQAVEEWYKQMPIITRSYLTAAIVTTIGCSLEIISPYNLYLNPKLVVKHYQFWRLITNFLYFRKMDLDFLFHMFFLARYCKLLEENSFRGRTADFFYMLLFGATVLTGIVLIGGMIPYVSESFAKIIFLSNSLTFMMVYVWSKQNPFIHMSFLGLFTFTAAYLPWVLLGFSVLVGASAWVDLLGMIAGHAYYFLEDVYPRMTGRRPLRTPGFIKSLFADEPVVMARPANVRFAPPPLEEDQQN from the exons ATGGCGCAAGCAGTAGAGGAATGGTACAAACAGATGCCGATCATCACCCGCTCCTACCTCACCGCCGCCATCGTCACTACCATCGGCTGTTCCTTAGAG ATTATTTCTCCGTACAATTTGTACTTGAATCCCAAACTGGTCGTGAAGCATTATCAATTCTGGCGCCTCATTACCAACTTTCTTTACTTCCGGAAAATGG ACCTGGACTTTCTGTTTCACATGTTTTTTCTTGCTCGGTACTGCAAGCTTCTTGAAGAGAATTCTTTTAGGGGAAGGACTGCAGATTTCTTCTACATGCTCTTGTTTGGAGCCACTGTGTTAACTGGAATTGTTCTTATTGGTGGGATGATACCTTATGTCTCAGAGTCATTTGCAAAGATCATATTTCTTAGCAATTCGCTAACATTTATGATG GTATATGTTTGGAGCAAGCAAAATCCCTTCATCCACATGAGCTTTTTGGGTCTCTTTACCTTCACGGCTGCTTATCTTCCATGG GTGCTTTTAGGGTTCTCCGTTCTTGTTGGTGCTAGTGCTTGGGTGGATTTATTG GGGATGATTGCAGGCCATGCTTACTATTTTCTTGAGGATGTTTATCCACGGATGACTGGCCGTCGACCACTGAGGACACCAGGATTTATCAAATCATTGTTTGCAGATGAGCCGGTAGTGATGGCCCGACCAGCTAACGTCCGATTTGCCCCTCCTCCCCTGGAAGAAGATCAACAGAATTGA